The sequence TGGAATGGAAAGCAAACGTCCACGTCATCATAGACCTCTCATTATGTGAAAATGATCTCAATCTGATCAAATTTGTCATCCACTTAtactaatgaaaaaaaaaaactgttgacttATTTTATTGAGAACTTCACAGCATATTTCTGTGAGTATTCTTTATTAAAAGCAGTAACTTTTTGTTTAGTTACACACTTTGTTTGATTGTGAAGACTTTCCTGTAGACACTGTTCAAGGGTGCTCCCTGGTGGACTCCAATGGCAGTGCAGCATATGTGTAACAACATGACAGGTACTTTGTCAAGGCATAAGACTTTTTCACGCCACTGGAACTTTTTTAGAAACTTTTTAGAAATGCAGAGCAAGTTTGTGGGTTTTTTCCCACCACAGGAAAGCTATTTTTGATTCAAGTAACCTAGATGCAGGAACCCTTTGTTACCTTCCCAAGCCCAAGTGCTTTTGGAGTAATCTGCACACTGAATGCCCTTGAGTGTAAACTGTACAGAATGAATAAGTGGCTAATTGctttattttgaaaatgagcaaaCACACGTGGTGCAGCAAGAAAACTAAtaattaaaccaaaacaaaaatactggGACGAAACAAACCTCACCAGCCACTAGAGAGAGATAAGGTATGTGTCATGGACATGGGCACAAAAGTATGAGAAAACCTTCTTGTTGTCACATATAGTTGGTCACGCATCTTCTGTTGCAAATACTGGTCATATATGTAATTGTaagacagaataaaaaaaaataagttaaaCTACAATAACCAGATGTATCCatagaatcaaactgaatactCAACTCAGAATGTATCACTAATTTACTAAGGTTCTGATTAACTGACTAATAGTTCTGTGGTTTGAAAAAGGAACTCTCTCAGGGATGGTGTAGTTGCAGTTCCAAAAGGTAGTTTTAGTTCCTTGAATTGCTCTGAACCTGGCTGGAAAAAATGCCTTTATTTTGCTAATGGCAGCAgaaaacagatacaaaaaacATTGAAATTTCAAACTGGTCTTACATTTTCTGAGCAAACCGTACCTCTACATCCAATGACTACCAGTACTCTACAATAAATACATGGGAAATGAAATTGTGGTACTTTAACTAACAGGAAGGTAACACATACATCTTATTACCTGTTATAATGGTAGAAAAAGCTTTTTCCAAAGAGAAACAAACTCTGAATGATAAATAAAACGCTGTGCACATATCCCTGGGTCTGGAGGGCTATAATATCTTCACATTTTTAATTTAACAATAATTTCCCTCaaaaatgacaaagcaaaaaaaaacactatattACAATAAATCTGGACAATCTGGAAATTTTAGTATGAAAAAATGAGGTAATGAAATTTGTTTAAAAGTCCTGTAATCTCCTTAAGCAATCAACACATGCCAGACCTTCAATTATATTAATCTATTTATACAATTGAAAGCAACTCATTTGTACTTATCCCTTACTGAAGACTGTATCTGATGGAGTGCCTCTTGGGCACAAAAACATTGTCAGGGTTCCAGCACTTGTACATGTCTTTAAAGCAGCCAGTTTAATTCCAAATGTGAGAACTACAGACCAAAAACTCTGATTACAGCAACTCAACATGACACTTCGCTGATCCtcaagtgtgtttcagtgtaaaGGCATTGGCAGGCAACAGTAATTAGACAAGTTGGTGAAGGACATAATAGAAAAGCTGGCTGTGATGAAAACCCACAAAGACACGGAACCCTTGAGAACCAAGATGATGAACCCTGGGTACAGCTCTCCACCCGACTATGCCTGAAATTAAATCTCTGTCTTTCCATACTCTCTTTCAAATCTTTGTTCACTATGCCCTGAAGCCTGGCACCATGTGTGGGATGGGAGCTATTCATTTTGCATTGCTATAACATTTGCCTTTCTGTCataatctttttctctctgtctctccctctctctctcgacttgttctctccctctcttttttgtaGAGCTGAGAAGCTAGAGTTCTGTACGGGAGCGAGAGATCCGAGGGCCTTTTCtgatctctttcctcttctcctccttcctcctcctcttctcctcctctctcagtacTTTCTGGAAGGCCTCTGCTGTGTGCAGCATCTGCAGAACAAGGAACGAGACATGAGAGAGATCCCTTAAGGCCAAGTGTCGCTTGCCAAAAACTAAATTGTGGTCGACAGATGTTGAGGCACTGTAAGCTTTCATAGTTCTGCGCCAGAGACAAAATGTCGGAATAGAACATCATCTGTAGTTTCTATGACAACTTGTATGACTAGAAAAAGTAAACATACTTTAGCTATGTAATGTTACATCTAATCACGAAACAACAAAGTgaatacaggcacacacagtgaCCATGGCAGCACACCATAACCTAGAACTTTGAGTTGCTAtccaatcagtgtgtgtgacgtcaAATGTTTTGATGTACACGTACAGCTCTATGACACCCTAGAAGGCACACATTTAGTCTCTTTGACATAGTTTTTTGTCAAGCGACACTTGAATTGGCCTTAAACTAAGACATCAGAGATAACACAagagttatctgtgtgtgtgacgtgtgtttctgtatatgtTCTATTCTATGATTAAAAGTACAATATGTAGTTTTTGTTGGCAAAATATGTTTTAAGTGATAATAAAATGATCAAAAGACAACTTTTCTCTATACAGCCCCACATTCTGCAAAGACTGTAACTTGATTCATGCATAGAATATGATGGATTATTGAAACAACCTATTGTGTCACTGTGTCTTTTTAATTACATAGAATCATAGCATCATAAAGCATTTTTGACACCAAAACCTACATATTGTACCTTtaacctagcctgacgatgtcatactcataattctagtcagaatatgagtctgagaccgctccgttgggctgtgattatggggcgtgtttcaaccgaactagggaaaaaaaggcctcttcgctcaattggataggcctacaaccaatcagagcaacgtagtatgaccataacgtagaccatcggggccagctgatacattaaaacttttaccggatcccgtaggaaggacggcaaaaacatcttttcgatcgacaaatgccttgatcgcgtttctctgttcctctttcaaaatgaatgtgctgtcaatgtcttctaaaacagactcgaatttccacatttcagctctccaacggcagccatgtttgttgaaaacgaattcaccccaaaagctctttggtgacgtggttgattacgttagggttgatcatctgtccatcatcgtataaagcccgccctgacaatttgattggtctatctatctcctcacagatttttgtgaggagataatttctccccaacggagcgacaccagaccgaacttcccgaccaaataatttgtgggcgtggctaagttcgtctggcatccaggctacctTTAACCTATATCTATATTGTGTATTGGCAATGCAGCTGGACTGCTTCGTAAGGCCAAAAAGGTTTCTTGAACATAATAAAACATTGAGAATgtgtggagagcagagagagagaaagggaaagtgaTAAAGAGAATGAATTCATTGTGTGTATGCAACtcacatcatctctctctgtgcggtAGGGGTTGGTAAAGTCTGGGGACTTCTCTGTTATTCCCAACTCCTGTGACATCTGCCAGAGAGAGAATCGGGAGAAAGTGAGAACTTTTAGAGGAGCgacaacaacaaacatgtcACCAACTTGCTACATCCTCCACAAACCTGCTATGAAATCAgctataaatacatttaaatgagttcccttctccctctctatgaACCCTGACAATCCAAACCCCTCATGCGGTCCCAGCTTgtcatcccccaccccccccaccccccgcagCTCCCACCAGTGTGAGGACGTGCTGGTGCGCCCCCCCGGTGAAGACCCCCGTGAGGTTACAGAAGCTCAGGCCCCAGCGCAGGAGACTCCCCCAGTCAGAGTTACGGTCGTAGTAGTGGTGCACGATCCGTGGGAAGCGCAGTGCCACATCGCCAAAGAATGCCGTGTTCTCCACCACATGTGAGTATGCTGTGGAGAGACAAATAGAGGGGAGAGACAAATAGATTGGtcatgagagcgagagaaagagagaaacgtaatgtgtgtgtgaaagaagagCAAAGCAGGAGAGAATATGTGTATGACATGAGGGAGAGAtcagggcagagaggagaggagcagggctGTCACAGAACAAACATCAGATGGCGGAATTGAGGTCaacgaaggaggaggagggagagggagagaaagagaaagagaaagagaaagagaaagagaaagagaaagagagagaatggaactCACACAAATTAAGTAGGACACCTGGAGAGCAGAAAGACAGCATGAAGTGACGCAAGACAGAAGAGAAAACACTGACCCTCTTTGATTTTGTCGTCCAAAGGGAAAGGGTCATTTGGCTGCAGGTTGGCTGCCACAAGGACGGCCCGAGAGTCCTCCAAGACCTTAATATGAACagagcatgcagacacacacacacacgcacacacgtacacacgcacacacgcacgggtTCAGTTCTGCTGACGATGCAAGTCCACACAGCGAGTTGACTACCTTGGCTGACCTTGAAAAGGACACATGAAGTGCACTGCAGTACTAAAATAAGCCAAGTGGCCAAAACGAACTTATACTACAATATACTCCAATATACTCTAAATGGGAGTGATTAAAAAGAGAGATTATTACATGAAGACAGATCCATAGAGCAGTACAGAACATCAGCGTGAGAGATGCCCAGCCAGTCAGGCTCTTCAGTTAGAACGGAGAACCTTAAACCTTAACGTTCTAAATGACTGAGGAGAGCGAGATAGTGAAGTTTGTGAAAATGACAAATAAAATTGGATGCACCTTGAAAAGGCCCTTCAGCATAATGTCAATGATCTTGTATTGCTGGTTGATGTCATTTAGCTCCACCAGGTTCTTCAGCGCATTTAGCTGGTCTTTCCTCTTCGTCTCAAACAGACGCTTGTCTTAAAGGAGTGAAGCTAAGGCACACTAAGATCAAACAGcatagacactctctctctctctctctcacacacacacacacacacacacacacacacacacacacacacacacacacacacacacacacacacacacacacacacacacacacacacacacacacacacacacacacacacacacacacacacacacacacacacacacacaagcaaacaggtGCACAGTCGTACTAGAATGGGCAAATaattcttacaaacacacacatcaatcacactTCCAAACCCtctttcaggcacacacatgcatatacagcTGATACAAGAAGGATACAGATCTCCAGATTAGTATCATGTCTGGGTCGGTGTGTGTCGGAATCTGCTGAGTATACAGGAGCGACCACCAGCAGCAGAGCATACACAGCAAGCATGGCCAGGAGAGGgcagtctgtctcacacacacacagacagagagagagagagagagagacagacagagggagagaaagacagattgaAGGAGGTCAAGGCTTTGACCACAGCCCAATAATTACTTGAGTAATTAACATTCTAGAATAAAACTGTTAAATATGGCTTCTGTGCTAGTTCAGCCGGCTAGCGCCCTACATTCTGAGCTTGTCAGTTTAACAGGGTACGCACCGAGGGAGTAGTACTGCGGGAAACGATCAAACTAACAAGCTGTAGAACACAAGCCGTTCCACAGTTGTCCTCATGTTACATGAAAGGCTTTTGGAGCTCCTCTACAGTGTGGACTCAGTGGTGTGTGCAAGACTCCTCTAAAGAAAAGGGAAACCCTCTTGAGTTGGCTGAGGAATCAAATAAGCTTCTGTACTCTCttttcacgct is a genomic window of Clupea harengus chromosome 1, Ch_v2.0.2, whole genome shotgun sequence containing:
- the LOC105898656 gene encoding coiled-coil domain-containing protein 134, with protein sequence MLAVYALLLVVAPVYSADSDTHRPRHDTNLEIYKRLFETKRKDQLNALKNLVELNDINQQYKIIDIMLKGLFKVLEDSRAVLVAANLQPNDPFPLDDKIKEAYSHVVENTAFFGDVALRFPRIVHHYYDRNSDWGSLLRWGLSFCNLTGVFTGGAHQHVLTLMSQELGITEKSPDFTNPYRTERDDMLHTAEAFQKVLREEEKRRRKEEKRKEIRKGPRISRSRTEL